From a single Arachis hypogaea cultivar Tifrunner chromosome 3, arahy.Tifrunner.gnm2.J5K5, whole genome shotgun sequence genomic region:
- the LOC112791084 gene encoding amino acid permease 4 — protein sequence MPAENAATSNLSRHQAFQMEALAMDDSKFYDDDGRVKRTGSVWTASSHIITAVIGSGVLSLAWAIAQLGWLAGPAVMILFSFVTLYTSSLLSQCYRSGDPISGKRNYTYMDAVRSILGGVNVKLCGMFQYLNLLGIVVGYTIAASISMMAIKKSNCFHSSGDKGPCHESSSQYIMIFGIIEIFLSQIPDFDQIWWLSTVAAVMSFTYSIIGLSLGIAKVAERGSFKGSLIGISVGAISEAQKIWRTSQALGDIAFAYSYAVVLIEIQDTLKSPPSEAKTMKKATKISIAVTTTFYMLCGCMGYAAFGDAAPGNLLTGFGFYNPYWLVDIANAAIVIHLVGAYQVFAQPIFAFVEKWAAQRWPNINRDFKVPIPGLPPYKLSLFRLSWRTVFVMLTTVTSMLLPFFNDIVGVIGAMGFWPLTVYFPVMMYIKQKNIARWSAKWITLQIFSMACLMVSLIAAVGSLAGVLLDLKKYKPFQFDY from the exons ATGCCTGCAGAAAACGCAGCCACATCCAACCTTAGTCGCCATCAAGCTTTCCAAATGGAAGCACTGGCCATGGACGACTCCAAATTCTATGATGACGATGGCCGTGTCAAACGAACTG GAAGTGTGTGGACTGCAAGCTCGCACATAATAACAGCAGTTATAGGATCTGGGGTTCTATCTTTGGCTTGGGCCATTGCTCAGTTAGGTTGGCTTGCTGGCCCTGCCGTCATGATCTTGTTCTCTTTCGTCACTCTCTACACTTCCTCCCTTCTTTCTCAGTGTTACCGCAGCGGCGACCCCATCTCCGGCAAGAGAAACTACACTTACATGGACGCTGTTCGCTCCATTCTTG GTGGGGTGAACGTTAAGCTATGTGGGATGTTTCAGTACCTGAACCTGCTGGGAATCGTAGTAGGATACACAATTGCGGCTTCTATTAGCATGAT GGCAATCAAGAAGTCAAATTGTTTCCATAGCAGCGGGGACAAAGGGCCATGCCACGAGTCAAGCAGCCAATACATCATGATATTTGGGATAATAGAGATTTTCCTTTCACAGATTCCAGACTTTGATCAAATATGGTGGCTTTCAACAGTTGCTGCAGTCATGTCTTTCACATATTCCATAATTGGTCTCTCTCTTGGGATTGCCAAAGTTGCAGAAAGGGGTAGTTTCAAGGGATCCCTCATAGGAATCAGTGTTGGAGCTATCTCAGAGGCCCAAAAGATATGGAGAACTTCCCAGGCTCTTGGTGACATTGCCTTTGCATATTCATATGCTGTTGTTCTCATTGAAATTCAG GACACCCTGAAATCCCCACCAAGTGAAGCAAAAACAATGAAGAAGGCTACAAAGATTAGCATTGCAGTAACCACAACGTTCTATATGCTTTGTGGGTGCATGGGGTATGCTGCTTTTGGAGATGCAGCACCGGGGAACCTGCTCACTGGTTTTGGTTTCTACAACCCATATTGGCTGGTAGACATTGCTAATGCCGCAATAGTGATCCACCTTGTGggtgcataccaagtgtttgccCAACCAATCTTTGCGTTTGTGGAGAAATGGGCGGCGCAAAGATGGCCCAACATTAACAGGGATTTCAAAGTCCCAATTCCGGGTCTTCCCCCGTACAAACTAAGCCTGTTTAGACTGAGTTGGAGGACAGTGTTTGTGATGCTTACAACTGTCACGTCCATGTTGCTTCCGTTCTTTAACGACATAGTGGGAGTGATTGGAGCAATGGGGTTTTGGCCTTTGACGGTTTACTTTCCGGTGATGATGTACATTAAACAGAAGAATATAGCAAGATGGAGTGCCAAATGGATAACGCTACAGATATTCAGTATGGCATGCCTAATGGTATCACTTATTGCTGCTGTTGGTTCTCTTGCTGGTGTCTTGCTTGACCTAAAGAAATACAAACCATTCCAATTTGACTACTAG